A window of the Urocitellus parryii isolate mUroPar1 chromosome Y, mUroPar1.hap1, whole genome shotgun sequence genome harbors these coding sequences:
- the LOC144251037 gene encoding peptidyl-prolyl cis-trans isomerase FKBP1A, which yields MGVQVETISPGDGRTFPKRGQTCVVHYTGMLEDGKKFDSSRDRNKPFKFMLGKQEVIRGWEEGVAQMSVGQRAKLTISPDYAYGATGHPGIIPPHATLVFDVELLKLE from the coding sequence ATGGGAGTGCAGGTGGAGACCATCTCCCCCGGAGACGGGCGCACCTTCCCGAAGCGCGGCCAGACCTGCGTGGTGCACTACACCGGGATGCttgaagatggaaagaaattTGATTCTTCCCGGGACAGAAACAAGCCCTTTAAgtttatgctaggcaagcaagagGTGATCCGAGGCTGGGAAGAAGGGGTGGCCCAGATGAGTGTGGGTCAGAGAGCCAAACTGACTATCTCCCCAGACTATGCCTACGGTGCCACTGGGCACCCGGGCATCATCCCACCACACGCCACTCTGGTCTTCGATGTGGAGCTTCTAAAACTGGAATGA